The Deinococcus sp. KNUC1210 nucleotide sequence GGTGAGTTCCAGCAGGAGTGCCTGTCCCGGAAGACGATATTCAACCAGAATACTGTCCACGAGCGCCACGAAATCCGGCTGCTCGAACTGGACCGGTGAGATATTGACCGACACGCAGAGCTGAGAATGCCCTGCTTCGCGCCAGGTACTGACGTGTTCGGCGGCCTGTCGCAGCACCCACGAACCCATTTCCACGATCAGGCCGCGTTCCTCTGCCAGCGGAACGAATGTACCGGGCGGCACCGCGCCCAGAACGGGCGACACCCAGCGCAGCAGGCATTCCAGCGAGTGAATGCGCCCCGACTTCAGTTCGACGAGCGGCTGATAATGAAGCTGAAATTCACCGCGTTCCAGAGCGCCCAGTAACTGCGCCTCGATCTTCAGTTGGGGCTGAACATCGACTTTCAGCGTCTCGCTGTAGAACTGATAGCCGTTGCGGCTGCCCTTCTTCACCTGATACATCGCCAGATCGGCGTGATGCACCAGAGCCTCACCCACCTGCCCGTCATCGGGCGAGACCGCGATTCCGATACTCGCAGTCAGCGCAAAGCTCTGATCGTTGAGCACAATGGGTCTGCTGACTGCGTGCAGTATCCGCTGAGCGACCAACCCCGCTTCCTGGGCATCGCGGATGCGGCTCAGAATGACCACGAATTCGTCGCCGCCCATCCGGGCAATGCTGTCGTGGTCGCGGATACACCGTCCGATCCGCCGAGCTGCCTCAGTCAGCACCTCATCGCCTGTGCGGTGGCCGAAGGCGTCGTTGATTCGTTTGAAACGGTCGAGGTCAATGAACAGCACCGCGCTGCTGGTGCCGTGCTGAGTCGCCTTGCGAATGACTCCCGCGAGCCGTTCGGTGATCTGGCGGCGGTTGAACACACCCGTCAGGGTGTCGAGGCTGGCCTGACCCTGCAACTTGCGGCGCAGTCCCAGTTCCATCCTCAGCGACAGGACCTGCCGGACCAGACCGAGCGAGATCAGCAGGAGTGCACAGAGGGCCGCCCCCTGCACCGCCTTGGACGTATGGGCCAACAGCCCCTGGGTGGTCATCAGCAGCCACAGGGACACCATGAAGCC carries:
- a CDS encoding bifunctional diguanylate cyclase/phosphodiesterase encodes the protein MWRRSASFQGKVAWGWRFFSFGLLSWSVGQLYFAVLDNFTSISPYPSFADVGYFGLALCFAVGLWLVGEIGKGQRGDVRFTLDAVMISLATGLLYWNLILRASPHPFEYQPWIALAYPLGDLILLMMAVLIALWSPHSPVARRFPLLGIGLVLFLVADAIYQTQAGTFQYSASGPLNVLWTLGAVSIGCWAYFSRPSASQDTMPDIPRWSELAEAALTLLPSFGFMVSLWLLMTTQGLLAHTSKAVQGAALCALLLISLGLVRQVLSLRMELGLRRKLQGQASLDTLTGVFNRRQITERLAGVIRKATQHGTSSAVLFIDLDRFKRINDAFGHRTGDEVLTEAARRIGRCIRDHDSIARMGGDEFVVILSRIRDAQEAGLVAQRILHAVSRPIVLNDQSFALTASIGIAVSPDDGQVGEALVHHADLAMYQVKKGSRNGYQFYSETLKVDVQPQLKIEAQLLGALERGEFQLHYQPLVELKSGRIHSLECLLRWVSPVLGAVPPGTFVPLAEERGLIVEMGSWVLRQAAEHVSTWREAGHSQLCVSVNISPVQFEQPDFVALVDSILVEYRLPGQALLLELTEGSLIKDLSASNVKLAQLRARGIRIGLDDFGTGFSSLSYLRQLQVDILKIDRSFINAMEAEGSAFVHMIVQLAQHLRLTTVAEGIETHSQRAILTALNCEIGQGYLFCRPQPAEAIPFLLRSHQHVRVPEAIGS